A window of the Equus asinus isolate D_3611 breed Donkey chromosome 20, EquAss-T2T_v2, whole genome shotgun sequence genome harbors these coding sequences:
- the LOC106830376 gene encoding olfactory receptor 51I2-like: MGLFNVTHPASFFLTGIPGLESSHSWLAGPLCLMYAVALGGNTVILQAVRVEPSLHEPMYYFLSMLSFSDVAMSMATLPTVLRTFCLNARNIAFDACLIQMFLIHSFSMMESGILLAMSFDRYVAICDPLHYATVLTNQVIAGMGLAVTVRSFIILFPLPFLIKRLPICRSNVLSHSYCLYPDMMKLACADITINSIYGLFVLVSTFIMDLLFIFLSYVVILHSVLAITSREERLKALNTCVSHILAVLAFYVPMIGVSTGHRFQKHVPRYIHVLMSNIYLFVPPVLNPLIYSAKTKEIL; the protein is encoded by the coding sequence ATGGGATTGTTCAATGTCACTCaccctgcttccttcttcctgacTGGTATCCCTGGTTTGGAGAGCTCTCACTCCTGGCTAGCAGGGCCCCTCTGTCTGATGTATGCTGTGGCCCTGGGGGGCAACACAGTGATCCTGCAGGCTGTGCGAGTGGAGCCTAGCCTCCATGAGCCCATGTATTACTTCCTGTCCATGTTGTCCTTCAGTGATGTGGCCATGTCCATGGCCACACTGCCCACTGTGCTCAGAACATTCTGCCTTAATGCTCGAAACATTGCTTTTGATGCCTGCCTAATCCAGATgtttctcattcattccttctccaTGATGGAGTCGGGTATTCTGCTGGCCATGAGCtttgaccgctatgtggccatttgTGATCCCTTGCACTATGCCACTGTGCTCACCAATCAAGTCATTGCTGGAATGGGTTTAGCTGTGACTGTTCGGAGCTTCAtcatcctctttcctcttcccttcctcatcAAGAGGCTGCCTATCTGCAGGTCCAATGTTCTTTCCCACTCCTACTGCCTTTACCCAGACATGATGAAGCTGGCCTGTGCTGATATCACTATCAACAGCATCTACGGACTCTTTGTTCTTGTATCCACCTTCATCATGGACCTGCTTTTTATATTCCTCTCCTATGTGGTCATTCTTCACTCTGTCTTGGCCATTACTTCCCGTGAGGAACGCCTCAAAGCTCTCAACACATGTGTGTCTCATATCTTGGCTGTCCTTGCATTTTATGTGCCAATGATTGGGGTCTCCACGGGGCACCGCTTTCAGAAGCATGTCCCACGCTACATACATGTCCTCATGTCCAATATTTACCTCTTTGTACCTCCTGTGCTCAACCCTCTCATTTACAGCGCCAAGACAAAGGAGATCCTCTGA
- the LOC106830378 gene encoding olfactory receptor 51I2-like, translated as MGSNPHNSSELPPFTLTGLPGLETSQHWMFLLLGTLYVVSIVGNALILFIIKKEQSLHQPMYYFLSLLSINDLGVSFSTLPTALATFCLHLRKISFDCCMVQMFFIHFFSFVESGILLIMSFDRYVAICNPLRYATVLTDAQVARMGISVIIRSFCMVFPLPLLLKRLPFCKANVLSHSYCLHPDLICLPCGNITINNIFGLFIVISTFGLDSALILLSYILILRSVLAIASWEERLKILNTCVSHMCAVFIFYVPMVGVSMAARYGRHAPQYVHTLMSLIYLFVPPMLNPVIYSIKTKEIRRRLCKILLGTKF; from the coding sequence ATGGGAAGTAACCCCCACAACAGCTCAGAGTTGCCTCCTTTCACCCTGACAGGGCTCCCAGGGCTGGAGACCTCCCAACACTGGATGTTTCTCCTCCTTGGCACTCTCTATGTTGTCTCCATTGTGGGCAATGCCCTCATCCTTTTCATTATCAAGAAGGAGCAGAGCTTGCATCAGCCTATGTACTACTTCCTGTCCCTGCTATCAATTAACGACCTAGGTGTGTCTTTTTCCACACTGCCCACAGCACtggccacattttgtttacacTTAAGGAAGATCAGTTTTGATTGCTGCATGGTTCAAATGTTCTTTATCCACTTCTTCTCCTTCGTGGAGTCTGGGATCCTACTGATTATGAGCtttgaccgctatgtggccatctgtaacccACTGCGCTATGCCACAGTGCTCACTGACGCCCAAGTGGCACGCATGGGCATATCTGTAATCATCCGCAGTTTCTGCATGGTTTTCCCACTCCCATTGCTTCTGAAGAGGTTGCCCTTCTGCAAAGCCAATGTCCTATCCCATTCCTATTGCCTGCATCCAGATCTGATCTGCCTGCCCTGTGGCAACATCACCATCAATAATATTTTTGGTCTATTCATTGTTATCTCTACCTTTGGTCTGGACTCTGCACTCATTCTCCTCTCCTATATACTCATACTGCGCTCTGTACTTGCCATTGCATCTTGGGAAGAACGATTAAAGATACTCAACACGTGTGTGTCACACATGTGTGCTGTGTTCATCTTCTATGTGCCCATGGTTGGTGTGTCCATGGCTGCTCGCTATGGGAGGCATGCCCCTCAGTATGTGCACACACTCATGTCCCTTATTTACCTCTTTGTGCCTCCAATGCTCAACCCTGTCATCTATTCCATCAAAACCAAAGAGATTCGTCGGAGGCTTTGCAAAATACTACTGGGAACAAAGTTCTAA